In the genome of Dickeya fangzhongdai, one region contains:
- a CDS encoding hotdog fold thioesterase has translation MLWKRTVDIEQLNQMAVGGMAGHIGIRMTRLTDDTLEGVMPVDHRTRQPFGLLHGGASVALAESLGSIAGYLCSEGEQRVVGVEINANHLRAVTEGEVRGVCRALHTGKRMQVWQIDIFDSRDRLCCTSRLTTAVITPDA, from the coding sequence ATGCTGTGGAAACGTACCGTAGATATTGAGCAGTTGAATCAGATGGCGGTGGGCGGCATGGCCGGTCATATCGGCATCCGCATGACGCGCCTGACCGACGATACGCTGGAAGGCGTGATGCCGGTGGATCATCGCACGCGTCAGCCTTTCGGGCTGTTGCATGGCGGTGCATCGGTGGCGCTGGCGGAATCGCTGGGGTCGATCGCCGGTTATCTGTGTTCGGAAGGCGAGCAGCGGGTGGTGGGGGTGGAAATCAACGCCAACCATCTGCGCGCGGTAACGGAAGGTGAGGTGCGCGGCGTTTGCCGCGCGCTGCACACCGGCAAACGGATGCAGGTCTGGCAGATTGATATTTTTGACAGCCGGGATCGGTTGTGCTGCACCTCGCGGTTGACTACGGCGGTGATCACGCCGGACGCCTGA
- the sufS gene encoding cysteine desulfurase SufS — MNYPIEHHPVDHYPIDRVRADFPILQQSVNGQPLAYLDSAASAQKPLAVIDRERDFYLHEYAAVHRGIHTLSAHATSAMEEVRAKIATFIHAASAENIVFVRGTTEAINLVANSYGRVVFQPGDNVVISEMEHHANIVPWQMLAQARGLTLRILPITDDGQLDMAQLPALLDERTRLVAVTQVSNVLGTVNPLAEIIRQAHACGAKVLVDGAQAVMHQSIDVQALDCDFYAFSGHKLYAPSGIGVLYGKSELLQAMPPWEGGGAMIREVSLTQGTTYADPPWRFEAGSPHVAGIIGLGAALDYVSALGVEAIQAHEDQLMRYALASLVEVPTLHLYGPAHRQGVIAFNLGRHHAFDVGSFLDQYGIAIRTGHHCAMPLMSRYGVPSMCRASLALYSCQDEIDRLVAGLHRIHRLLGE; from the coding sequence GTGAATTATCCCATCGAGCATCATCCGGTCGATCATTACCCTATCGATCGGGTGCGGGCGGATTTCCCGATTTTGCAGCAATCGGTCAACGGACAGCCGCTGGCCTATCTGGACAGCGCCGCCAGCGCGCAGAAACCGCTGGCGGTTATCGACCGTGAGCGGGATTTCTACCTGCACGAGTACGCGGCGGTGCACCGCGGCATTCATACCCTGAGCGCCCACGCCACCAGCGCGATGGAGGAGGTGAGGGCGAAGATCGCCACCTTTATTCATGCCGCTTCGGCGGAAAACATCGTGTTTGTGCGCGGCACCACCGAAGCGATCAATCTGGTGGCCAATAGTTATGGTCGCGTCGTGTTTCAGCCCGGCGACAACGTGGTGATCAGCGAAATGGAGCACCACGCCAACATCGTGCCCTGGCAGATGCTGGCGCAGGCGCGCGGGCTGACGCTGCGTATTTTGCCGATCACCGATGACGGCCAACTGGACATGGCGCAACTGCCGGCATTGCTGGATGAACGCACCCGGCTGGTGGCGGTGACGCAGGTTTCCAACGTGCTGGGCACGGTTAACCCGCTGGCGGAGATTATCCGTCAGGCGCATGCCTGTGGGGCGAAAGTACTGGTGGATGGCGCGCAGGCGGTGATGCACCAGTCAATCGACGTACAGGCGCTGGATTGCGATTTCTACGCGTTTTCCGGCCATAAACTGTACGCGCCGTCAGGCATTGGCGTGCTGTACGGCAAAAGCGAGCTGTTGCAGGCGATGCCGCCGTGGGAAGGCGGCGGCGCCATGATCCGCGAGGTCAGCCTGACGCAGGGCACCACCTATGCCGATCCGCCGTGGCGCTTTGAGGCGGGCTCGCCGCATGTCGCCGGGATTATCGGTCTGGGAGCGGCGCTGGATTATGTCTCCGCGCTGGGGGTTGAGGCGATTCAGGCGCATGAGGACCAACTGATGCGCTATGCGCTGGCGTCGTTGGTCGAGGTGCCGACGCTTCATCTGTACGGTCCGGCGCATCGGCAGGGTGTGATCGCCTTCAATCTGGGGCGTCACCATGCGTTTGACGTCGGCAGCTTTCTCGACCAGTACGGCATCGCTATTCGTACCGGCCACCATTGCGCCATGCCGCTGATGAGCCGTTATGGCGTACCCAGTATGTGCCGCGCCTCGCTGGCGCTCTATTCCTGTCAGGATGAGATTGACCGATTAGTGGCGGGTCTGCATCGTATACATCGTCTGTTGGGCGAGTGA
- the sufA gene encoding Fe-S cluster assembly scaffold SufA: MQTHDVETFSLDEQAWQGLTLTDSAVAHISNLMRRDESVQGIRLTVKQSGCAGFGYVLELVHQPDPTDLLYQRESARLFIPLKAMPFLDGTEVDFVQEGINQVFKFNNPKARHACGCGESFGL; this comes from the coding sequence ATGCAAACGCACGATGTAGAAACTTTTTCACTGGACGAACAGGCATGGCAGGGATTGACGCTGACCGATAGCGCCGTGGCCCATATCAGTAACCTGATGCGGCGGGATGAGTCGGTGCAGGGTATCCGGCTGACGGTTAAGCAGTCGGGTTGTGCGGGTTTCGGTTATGTACTGGAACTGGTGCATCAGCCTGATCCCACCGATCTGCTCTATCAGCGCGAAAGCGCGCGATTGTTCATTCCGCTCAAGGCGATGCCGTTTCTCGACGGTACGGAAGTGGATTTTGTTCAGGAAGGCATCAATCAGGTATTCAAATTCAACAATCCCAAAGCCCGACATGCCTGTGGGTGTGGCGAAAGTTTTGGGCTTTAA
- a CDS encoding L,D-transpeptidase family protein, giving the protein MKRALTLMGLLFTSCLAGMQPASATEYPLPPPDSRLIGENITYTVPNDGHPLETIASKFKIGLLGMLEANPGTDPYLPKPGSSLTVPLQMLLPDTPREGVVVNLAELRLYYFPKGKNTVVVYPIGIGQLGRNTPVMVTRVIERRPNPTWIPTANIRRHYKEQGITLPAVVPGGPDNPMGLFALRLEKSGGVYSIHGTNADFGIGMRVSSGCIRLRPEDIEALFNDVPVGTRVQIINEPIKIAVEPDGKRYVEVHQPLSRTDKDDPQTMPIALSQKVKAFIHNDDTDAEAAQDAIVRRSGMPVLVNAGQSVPHQPLLQQQGAPISAVVTSPSH; this is encoded by the coding sequence ATGAAACGTGCGCTTACCCTGATGGGATTATTGTTTACCTCCTGTCTGGCGGGCATGCAGCCTGCCAGTGCGACGGAATATCCTCTGCCACCCCCTGATAGTCGTCTGATCGGGGAAAATATCACCTATACCGTGCCCAATGACGGGCATCCGCTGGAAACCATCGCTTCCAAATTCAAAATCGGCCTGCTCGGTATGCTGGAAGCCAACCCCGGCACCGACCCCTACCTGCCCAAGCCCGGCTCCAGCCTGACGGTTCCGTTGCAGATGCTGCTGCCGGATACGCCGCGGGAAGGGGTGGTGGTCAATCTGGCGGAACTGCGGCTGTACTATTTCCCGAAAGGGAAAAATACGGTGGTCGTCTATCCGATCGGCATCGGTCAGCTTGGCCGCAATACGCCGGTGATGGTGACCCGCGTTATCGAGCGGCGTCCGAATCCGACCTGGATCCCTACCGCCAACATTCGTCGTCACTATAAAGAGCAGGGGATTACGCTGCCGGCGGTCGTGCCCGGCGGGCCGGACAACCCGATGGGATTGTTCGCGTTACGGCTGGAGAAAAGCGGCGGCGTGTACTCGATTCATGGCACGAATGCCGATTTCGGCATCGGTATGCGGGTGAGTTCCGGTTGTATCCGTCTGCGTCCGGAAGATATTGAAGCGCTGTTTAATGACGTGCCGGTAGGCACCCGGGTACAGATCATCAATGAACCGATCAAGATTGCGGTGGAACCTGACGGGAAACGCTATGTGGAAGTGCATCAGCCGCTGTCGCGCACCGATAAGGATGACCCGCAGACCATGCCGATTGCGCTGAGCCAGAAGGTAAAAGCCTTTATCCACAATGACGATACCGATGCCGAAGCGGCTCAGGACGCGATTGTGCGCCGTTCCGGTATGCCGGTGCTGGTCAATGCCGGGCAGAGCGTTCCTCATCAGCCGCTGCTGCAACAGCAAGGGGCGCCGATATCGGCGGTGGTGACATCCCCGTCGCACTGA
- the sufE gene encoding cysteine desulfuration protein SufE, with protein MAQIARAQLPEPQKLLRNFSRCSNWEEKYLYIIELGAGLAPLSDAQRQDGNRVSGCQSQVWIDLACDAQGNVVLHGDSDAAIVKGLIAIVFSLYQGLTAREIVELDVRPFFASLALTQHLTPSRSQGLEAMLRAVRTRAAARV; from the coding sequence ATGGCGCAAATTGCTAGGGCGCAACTGCCGGAACCGCAGAAACTGCTGCGGAATTTTTCCCGTTGCAGCAACTGGGAAGAGAAGTACCTGTATATCATTGAACTGGGCGCCGGTCTGGCGCCGCTCAGCGACGCACAGCGTCAGGACGGCAACCGGGTGTCCGGCTGCCAGAGCCAGGTGTGGATCGATCTGGCCTGTGACGCACAAGGCAACGTGGTGCTGCACGGCGACAGCGATGCCGCTATCGTCAAGGGATTGATTGCCATCGTGTTCAGCCTGTATCAGGGGCTGACCGCCCGGGAGATTGTCGAGCTGGATGTGCGCCCCTTTTTCGCGTCGCTGGCGCTGACCCAGCACCTGACGCCATCACGATCGCAAGGGCTGGAAGCCATGCTGCGCGCCGTGCGGACGCGGGCGGCTGCGCGGGTATAA
- the ydiJ gene encoding D-2-hydroxyglutarate dehydrogenase YdiJ: MIPQITQAPGIVQPVLSFLEALKQNGFTGDIATQYADRLTMATDNSIYQLLPDAVVFPRSTADVALLARLADEERFRELVFTPRGGGTGTNGQALNHGIVVDMSRYMNRILEINPEQGWVRVEAGVIKDQLNQYLKPFGYFFAPELSTSNRATLGGMINTDASGQGSLVYGKTSDHVLGLRAVLPGGELLDTQAMPVALAEQLAQDDSPIGRIYHTVLHRCRERRELIIEKFPKLNRFLTGYDLRHVFSDDMQTFDLTRILTGAEGTLAFITEAKLDITPLPKVRRLVNVKYDSFDSALRNAPFMVEARALSVETVDSKVLNLAREDIVWHSVSELITDVPGEEMLGLNIVEFAGDDEPLIDSQVASLCERLDGLLAAREAGVIGYQICRDLAGIERIYGMRKKAVGLLGNSKGLAKPIPFAEDTCVPPQHLADYIAEFRTLLDSHHLSYGMFGHVDAGVLHVRPALDMCDPQQEVLMKQLSDQIVALTAKYGGLLWGEHGKGFRAEYSPAFFGPELYEELRRVKAAFDPDNRLNPGKICAPLGVDAPMMQVDAVKRGTYDRQIPLTVRTAYRGAMECNGNGLCFNFDTRSPMCPSMKITGNRIHSPKGRATLVREWLRLLSEQGVDPLALENALPHQRVSFRGLIAKTRNTLAARQGVYDFSHEVKEAMSGCLACKACSTQCPIKIDVPGFRARFLQLYHTRYLRPARDYLVAGVESYAPLMAHSPKTFNFFLRQPWVNAVSRTFIGMVDLPLLSTPSLRQQFVGHRVMTTTLEQLEQMSPQARADHVLIVQDPFTSYYDAQVVADFVRLVEKLGLRPVLLPFSPNGKPQHIKGFLQRFAKTAGKTAEFLNRVARLGLPMVGVDPALVLCYRDEYREVLGDRRGDFQVQLVHEWLTALLTRRDDRAPALRDEPWYLFGHCTETTALPASGQQWSAIFAHFGARLENVSVGCCGMAGTYGHESRNLAHSQGIYALSWQPSLQRLPQARCLTTGYSCRSQVKRMEGRGLKHPLQALLELV; encoded by the coding sequence ATGATCCCACAGATCACACAAGCGCCGGGAATCGTTCAACCGGTGCTGAGCTTTTTGGAAGCCTTGAAGCAAAACGGTTTTACCGGCGATATCGCCACTCAGTACGCCGACCGCCTGACGATGGCGACGGATAACAGTATTTATCAACTGCTGCCGGACGCGGTGGTTTTTCCCCGTTCTACCGCCGACGTGGCGCTGCTGGCCCGTCTGGCTGATGAGGAGCGCTTTCGCGAGCTGGTCTTCACGCCGCGCGGCGGCGGCACCGGCACCAACGGACAGGCGCTCAATCACGGGATTGTGGTGGATATGTCCCGCTACATGAACCGTATTCTGGAAATCAACCCGGAGCAGGGCTGGGTACGGGTGGAAGCCGGGGTTATCAAGGATCAACTGAACCAGTACCTCAAGCCGTTCGGCTACTTTTTCGCGCCGGAGCTGTCTACCAGCAACCGCGCCACGCTCGGCGGCATGATCAATACCGACGCCTCGGGGCAGGGCTCGCTGGTGTATGGCAAAACCTCGGATCATGTACTGGGGCTGCGCGCGGTGCTGCCAGGCGGCGAACTGCTGGATACCCAGGCGATGCCGGTGGCGCTGGCGGAACAGCTGGCGCAGGACGATTCGCCGATCGGTCGCATTTATCACACCGTATTGCATCGCTGCCGTGAACGCCGTGAGCTGATTATAGAAAAGTTCCCCAAACTGAACCGCTTCCTGACCGGTTACGACCTGCGTCATGTTTTCAGCGATGACATGCAAACGTTTGACCTGACTCGCATCCTGACCGGCGCCGAGGGGACGCTGGCGTTCATTACCGAAGCGAAGCTGGATATCACGCCGTTGCCCAAGGTGCGGCGGCTGGTCAACGTCAAATATGACTCGTTTGATTCCGCGCTGCGCAACGCGCCGTTTATGGTGGAGGCGCGGGCGCTGTCGGTGGAAACGGTGGACTCGAAGGTGCTGAATCTGGCGCGCGAAGACATCGTGTGGCACTCGGTCAGCGAACTGATTACCGATGTGCCCGGCGAGGAGATGCTGGGGCTGAACATTGTCGAGTTCGCCGGCGACGACGAGCCGCTTATCGACAGTCAGGTGGCGTCGTTGTGCGAACGTCTGGATGGGCTGCTGGCTGCCCGCGAGGCGGGGGTGATCGGTTATCAGATTTGCCGCGATCTGGCGGGTATCGAACGCATTTACGGCATGCGCAAGAAAGCGGTCGGCCTGCTGGGCAACAGCAAAGGGCTGGCGAAACCGATTCCGTTTGCCGAAGACACCTGCGTGCCGCCTCAGCATCTGGCGGATTACATCGCCGAGTTCCGCACGTTGCTGGACAGTCACCATTTGAGTTACGGCATGTTTGGTCACGTGGACGCCGGTGTGCTGCATGTGCGCCCGGCGCTGGATATGTGCGACCCGCAGCAGGAAGTGCTGATGAAGCAGCTGTCCGATCAAATCGTGGCGCTGACTGCCAAATATGGCGGTTTGCTGTGGGGCGAACACGGCAAAGGCTTCCGCGCCGAATACAGCCCGGCATTCTTCGGTCCGGAGCTGTATGAAGAATTGCGCCGGGTCAAGGCGGCGTTCGACCCGGACAACCGCCTCAACCCCGGCAAGATCTGTGCGCCGCTGGGAGTGGACGCGCCGATGATGCAGGTGGATGCGGTGAAACGCGGCACCTACGATCGGCAGATTCCGCTGACGGTGCGCACCGCGTATCGCGGCGCGATGGAGTGCAACGGCAACGGCTTGTGCTTTAACTTCGATACCCGCAGCCCGATGTGCCCGTCGATGAAAATCACCGGCAACCGTATTCATTCGCCCAAAGGTCGCGCCACGCTGGTGCGCGAGTGGCTGCGACTGCTGTCGGAGCAGGGGGTGGATCCGCTGGCGCTGGAAAACGCGCTGCCGCATCAGCGCGTCAGTTTCCGCGGACTGATCGCCAAAACCCGCAACACGCTGGCCGCGCGTCAGGGCGTGTATGACTTCTCGCACGAGGTCAAAGAGGCGATGTCCGGCTGTCTGGCGTGCAAAGCTTGCTCCACCCAGTGCCCGATCAAGATTGATGTTCCCGGTTTTCGCGCGCGTTTCCTGCAACTGTACCACACCCGCTATCTGCGGCCGGCGCGGGATTATCTGGTGGCCGGCGTGGAAAGTTATGCTCCGCTGATGGCGCACAGCCCGAAAACCTTCAACTTTTTCCTGCGCCAGCCGTGGGTGAATGCGGTCAGCCGCACGTTCATCGGCATGGTGGATTTGCCGTTGCTGTCGACGCCGTCGCTACGCCAGCAATTTGTCGGCCATCGGGTGATGACCACCACGCTGGAACAGCTGGAGCAGATGTCGCCGCAGGCGCGTGCCGATCATGTGCTGATCGTGCAGGATCCGTTTACCAGCTATTACGACGCGCAGGTGGTGGCGGATTTTGTCCGGCTGGTGGAAAAGCTGGGGTTGCGACCGGTGCTGCTGCCGTTTTCGCCGAACGGCAAGCCGCAGCATATCAAAGGGTTTCTGCAGCGCTTTGCCAAAACCGCCGGTAAAACCGCGGAATTCCTCAACCGGGTGGCCCGTCTTGGCCTGCCGATGGTGGGGGTGGATCCGGCGCTGGTGCTATGCTACCGGGATGAGTACCGGGAAGTGCTGGGCGATCGGCGCGGCGATTTTCAGGTGCAACTGGTGCATGAGTGGTTAACGGCGCTACTGACCCGCCGCGACGATCGCGCGCCGGCGCTGCGCGACGAACCGTGGTATCTGTTCGGTCACTGCACCGAAACCACGGCGCTGCCGGCCAGCGGGCAACAGTGGTCGGCCATTTTTGCCCATTTCGGCGCCCGGCTGGAAAACGTCAGCGTCGGTTGTTGCGGCATGGCGGGCACCTATGGTCATGAGAGCCGTAATCTGGCGCACTCTCAGGGGATCTATGCTCTCTCCTGGCAGCCGTCCCTGCAACGGTTGCCGCAGGCGCGCTGTCTGACCACCGGCTACTCCTGCCGCAGTCAGGTTAAGCGTATGGAAGGGCGTGGGTTGAAACATCCGTTGCAGGCGTTGCTGGAGCTGGTGTGA
- the sufB gene encoding Fe-S cluster assembly protein SufB, with translation MARSNVDVSDDVQTWLDDGRYKEGFFTELAMDQLAHGINEDVVRAISARRNEPEWMLEFRLSAYRAWLQMEEPHWLKAHYERLNYQDYSYYSAPSCGQCDDSCGSQPGAQQQPAGDVAHSNYLTREVEDAFDKLGVPVREGKDVAVDAIFDSVSVATTYRDELAKQGIIFCSFSEAIQEHPQLVRQYLGTVVPANDNFFAALNAAVASDGTFVYIPKGVRCPMELSTYFRINAAKTGQFERTILIADDDSYVSYIEGCSAPVRDSYQLHAAVVEVIVNKNAEVKYSTVQNWFSGQGSEGGILNFVTKRALCAGDHSRMSWTQSETGSAITWKYPSVILRGDYSVGEFFSVALTSGHQQADTGTKMIHIGKNTRSTIIAKGISAGRSENTYRGLVKIMPSATNARNFTQCDSMLIGSDCGAHTFPYVEVRNNSAQLEHEATTSRIGEDQLFYCLQRGISEDDAISMIVNGFCKDVFSELPLEFAVEAQKLLSISLEHSVG, from the coding sequence ATGGCGCGTAGTAATGTAGACGTATCCGACGATGTCCAGACCTGGCTCGATGACGGCCGTTATAAAGAGGGCTTTTTCACCGAGCTGGCGATGGACCAACTGGCCCACGGCATCAATGAAGACGTGGTGCGGGCGATTTCCGCCAGACGTAATGAACCGGAGTGGATGCTGGAGTTCCGGCTCAGCGCTTACCGGGCCTGGTTGCAGATGGAGGAACCGCACTGGCTGAAAGCGCATTACGAGCGGTTGAACTATCAGGACTACAGCTATTACTCCGCGCCCTCCTGCGGGCAGTGCGACGACAGCTGCGGTTCCCAGCCGGGCGCACAGCAACAGCCGGCCGGCGATGTCGCCCACAGCAATTACCTGACCCGCGAAGTGGAGGACGCTTTCGACAAATTGGGCGTACCGGTACGGGAAGGCAAAGACGTGGCGGTCGACGCCATTTTCGATTCGGTATCCGTCGCCACCACCTATCGGGATGAACTGGCGAAGCAGGGCATCATTTTCTGTTCGTTCAGCGAAGCGATTCAGGAACATCCGCAACTGGTGCGCCAGTATCTGGGCACAGTGGTGCCCGCCAACGACAATTTCTTCGCCGCGCTGAATGCCGCGGTGGCGTCGGACGGCACCTTTGTCTACATCCCGAAAGGGGTGCGCTGCCCGATGGAGCTGTCGACCTATTTCCGTATCAACGCCGCCAAGACCGGTCAGTTCGAGCGCACCATTCTGATTGCCGACGACGACAGTTATGTCAGCTATATCGAGGGCTGTTCAGCGCCGGTGCGCGACAGTTACCAACTGCATGCGGCGGTGGTGGAAGTGATCGTCAACAAGAATGCCGAAGTGAAATATTCCACGGTGCAGAACTGGTTCTCCGGCCAGGGCAGCGAAGGCGGCATTCTCAACTTCGTGACCAAACGCGCGCTGTGCGCCGGCGACCATTCGCGTATGTCGTGGACGCAATCGGAAACCGGGTCGGCGATCACCTGGAAATACCCGAGCGTGATCCTGCGCGGCGACTACTCGGTGGGCGAATTCTTCTCGGTGGCGCTGACCAGCGGTCACCAGCAGGCGGATACCGGCACCAAGATGATCCATATCGGCAAGAACACCCGCTCGACCATCATCGCCAAGGGGATTTCCGCCGGACGCAGCGAGAACACCTATCGCGGGCTGGTGAAGATCATGCCCAGCGCCACCAATGCACGCAATTTCACCCAGTGCGATTCGATGCTGATCGGCAGCGACTGCGGCGCGCACACCTTTCCCTACGTGGAGGTGAGGAACAACAGCGCACAGCTGGAACACGAAGCCACCACTTCGCGCATCGGCGAGGATCAACTGTTCTATTGCCTGCAACGCGGTATCAGCGAAGATGACGCTATCTCAATGATAGTCAACGGTTTCTGCAAAGACGTGTTCTCGGAGCTGCCGCTGGAGTTCGCGGTGGAAGCCCAGAAATTGTTGTCCATCAGCCTCGAACACAGTGTGGGTTGA
- a CDS encoding major outer membrane lipoprotein: MNRTKLVLGAVILGSTLLAGCSSNAKLDQLSSDVSSLNEKVSALTSKVDALATDVQAAKDDAARANQRLDNQVRTYKK; the protein is encoded by the coding sequence ATGAATCGTACTAAACTGGTACTGGGCGCGGTAATCCTGGGTTCCACTCTGCTGGCTGGTTGCTCCAGCAATGCTAAACTGGATCAGCTGTCTTCTGACGTTTCTTCTCTGAACGAAAAAGTATCTGCTCTGACCAGCAAAGTTGACGCTCTGGCTACCGACGTGCAGGCTGCTAAAGACGACGCAGCTCGTGCTAACCAGCGCCTGGACAACCAGGTTCGTACTTACAAGAAGTAA
- the sufC gene encoding Fe-S cluster assembly ATPase SufC translates to MLTIENLNVSVEDKPIINGLNLQVNPGEVHAIMGPNGSGKSTLSATLAGREDYEVTGGSLRFKGKDLLELSPEERAGEGIFMAFQYPVEIPGVSNRFFLQTALNAVRAYRQQPTLDRFDFEDFIDDKIRLLNMPDDLLTRSVNVGFSGGEKKRNDILQMAVLEPELCILDETDSGLDIDALKIVSGGVNALRDGKRAFIIVTHYQRILDYIRPDYVHVLYQGRIVKSGDFSLVKQLEEQGYGWLTDQQ, encoded by the coding sequence ATGTTAACGATTGAAAACTTGAACGTCAGCGTCGAAGACAAACCGATCATCAACGGGTTGAACCTGCAGGTTAACCCGGGCGAGGTCCACGCCATCATGGGGCCGAACGGTTCGGGCAAAAGTACTCTGTCCGCCACGCTGGCCGGGCGCGAGGACTATGAGGTAACCGGCGGGTCGCTGCGTTTCAAGGGCAAAGATCTGCTGGAACTGTCGCCGGAGGAACGGGCCGGCGAAGGGATCTTCATGGCGTTTCAGTACCCGGTGGAAATCCCCGGCGTCAGCAATCGCTTTTTCCTGCAAACCGCGCTGAACGCCGTGCGCGCCTATCGCCAGCAACCGACGCTGGATCGGTTCGATTTCGAGGATTTCATCGACGATAAAATCCGGCTGCTGAACATGCCGGACGACCTGCTGACGCGTTCGGTCAACGTCGGTTTTTCCGGCGGCGAGAAAAAGCGCAACGACATTCTGCAAATGGCGGTGCTGGAACCCGAGCTGTGCATCCTGGATGAAACCGACTCCGGGCTGGACATTGATGCGCTGAAAATCGTCTCCGGCGGCGTCAACGCGCTGCGCGACGGTAAGCGCGCCTTTATCATCGTCACCCATTACCAGCGCATTCTGGACTATATCCGGCCGGATTACGTACATGTGCTCTATCAGGGGCGAATTGTGAAATCCGGGGATTTCTCGCTGGTGAAACAGTTGGAGGAGCAGGGCTATGGCTGGCTTACCGACCAACAGTAA
- the sufD gene encoding Fe-S cluster assembly protein SufD, with amino-acid sequence MAGLPTNSKAQQALQQWQRLFDAAAPRADEAQQHWQQVMQLGIPHRKLEHWKYTPLERLLEHEFTTVATESEVTPAQRDALALPVDGWRLVFVDGCFSRALSDADIGPYQVEVIPSARRQPGLPPIQPEVFLHLTESLAAEQTLIQVDNGVTAEKPLYLLHISSGRPASLNTLHYRHHARIGAGASATLIEHYASLEGASHFSGARLTIDAGENSRTEHYKLGFEAADSYHFAHNDLRLARDAQLHSHSFLLGAGLTRHHTSAQINGEGVTLSMNSLMVPTGNEVCDTRTWLEHNQGFGESRQLHKAIVRDRARGVFNGLIKVAPGALKTDGKMTNNNLLLGRLAEVDTKPQLEIYADDVKCSHGATVGRIDEEQLFYLRSRGIGEQAAQQMIIFAFAAELTEAIRHDALRDAVLERVAQRLQALGGETA; translated from the coding sequence ATGGCTGGCTTACCGACCAACAGTAAAGCGCAACAGGCGCTGCAGCAGTGGCAGCGCCTGTTTGACGCCGCGGCGCCGCGCGCCGATGAGGCGCAGCAGCACTGGCAACAGGTGATGCAACTGGGGATTCCCCACCGCAAGCTGGAGCACTGGAAGTACACCCCGCTGGAGCGGCTGCTTGAGCATGAATTCACCACGGTAGCGACCGAAAGCGAGGTCACGCCGGCGCAGCGCGACGCGCTGGCGCTGCCGGTCGACGGCTGGCGATTGGTGTTTGTCGACGGTTGCTTCAGCCGTGCGCTGAGCGACGCCGATATCGGGCCATATCAGGTGGAGGTGATTCCGTCAGCCCGGCGACAGCCTGGTTTGCCGCCAATTCAGCCGGAGGTGTTTTTGCACCTGACGGAGAGCCTGGCGGCGGAACAGACGCTGATTCAGGTCGACAACGGCGTGACGGCGGAGAAGCCGCTCTATCTGCTGCATATCAGCAGTGGGCGGCCGGCGTCGCTCAATACGCTGCATTATCGCCATCATGCGCGTATCGGCGCAGGGGCCAGCGCCACGCTGATCGAGCATTACGCCAGTCTGGAAGGGGCATCTCACTTTAGCGGCGCGCGCCTGACCATCGATGCGGGTGAAAACAGCCGTACCGAGCACTACAAGCTGGGGTTCGAAGCCGCCGACAGCTATCACTTCGCTCACAATGACTTACGTCTGGCACGAGACGCTCAGCTTCATAGCCATAGTTTTCTGCTGGGGGCCGGGCTGACCCGTCATCACACCAGCGCGCAGATAAACGGCGAAGGCGTGACGTTGTCGATGAACAGCCTGATGGTGCCGACCGGCAACGAGGTGTGCGATACCCGTACCTGGCTGGAACACAATCAGGGGTTTGGCGAAAGCCGCCAGTTGCACAAGGCGATTGTGCGCGATCGGGCGCGCGGCGTGTTCAACGGCTTGATCAAGGTGGCGCCCGGCGCCCTGAAGACCGACGGCAAGATGACCAACAACAACCTGTTGCTGGGGCGACTGGCGGAGGTGGACACCAAACCTCAGTTGGAAATCTATGCCGATGACGTGAAATGCAGCCACGGCGCGACGGTCGGGCGCATCGACGAAGAACAGCTGTTTTATCTGCGTTCACGCGGTATCGGCGAACAGGCGGCGCAGCAGATGATTATCTTCGCGTTTGCCGCCGAACTGACGGAGGCGATCCGCCATGACGCGCTGCGTGACGCGGTGCTGGAGCGAGTGGCCCAGCGCCTGCAGGCACTGGGAGGAGAAACAGCGTGA